The nucleotide window GGTCTAGTGGCTCGCGACGCGCGGACGGTGGTGCGCGCACCCAACCTTGACTGGCACGACACGGACCTCGGCGCGCTGCTGCCGGACGATCTGCCGGTGACCGTCGACAACGAGGCCAACTTCGGTGGTCTCGCCGAACTCTGGCTCGGCGAGGGCACCCCGCGCGACTTTCTGCATGTCTCCGCGGAGATCGGCATCGGCGGCGCGGCGGTCGTGGACGGGCGACTGCTGCGCGGCACCCGCGGTTTCGCCGGCGAACTGGGGCATGTGCCCGTCCGCCCGGAGGGCCCGCAGTGCGCGTGCGGTGGTCGGGGATGTCTGGAGCAGTACGCCGGTGAGGAGGCCGTGCTGCGGGCGGCCGGGCTGGAGCCGGGCGAGCACCGCGTCGAGTTTCTCGCCGAGCGGGCCGCGGCCGGCGACGAGGACGTACGCCGGGCCCTGCAGGGAGCCGGCACCGCACTCGGTATCGCGCTGACCGGTGCGGTGAATCTGCTGGACCCCGAGACCGTGGTGCTCGGCGGCGCGCTGGCCGCGCTCGCGCCCTGGCTGTTGCCGTCGCTGAAGGCGGAGCTGGCGCGGCGGACAGCCGGGCCCGCCTGCGCCGTGACGGTGTCGCGGCTGGGGTCGCAGGGGCCGCTGCTCGGGGCGGCGCATTCGGTGGTGCGGGGGGTGCTGGACGATCCGGCGGCGGTCGGGGTGCGGGCGTAGCCGGCAGGCTCAGCGGGACGTGACTCACGGATGTGCCCGGCTGCTTACGCGTGTACTTGCCTCCTGTGAGTGACGAAGTTATCCACAACGTCCTGGTTTTCCACTGTTTTCCGAGCGCTTCGGCTGCCCGACCGGCAAGCGCCGTACCGTGATTCACGTCGCGAGGCGCAGCCACACGGCCTCCACCTGCGTCTTTCGTACAGACCTCGCGTTGGAACAGGACCTTGTGCCGAACAGACCCTGTGTTGGAAAGGCGGATTCCCATGGAACGAGCCGGCTCGTCGCCCAGCAGGCGGCGGCTGTTGAAGGGCACCGCCTTCGCCGCGCTCCCCTACACCCTGCTCCCGAGCCCCCGGGCCGACGCCCATCCGGCACCGGTCGACCACCCGAACGCGATATGGGAGCCGGCGAGCCCCGCCAACTACACAGCGGCGGACCGCCCCACCGGCGACCCGGTCGACCTGGTGATCATCCACGTGACCCAGACGACCTACAAGAACACGCTTCCGGTCTTCTGGAACCCTCGAAAACAGGTGTCCGCGCATTACGTCGTGCGGTCCGCCGACGGACGGGTCACCCAGTGCGTCCGGGAGCACGACATCGCCTGGCACGCGGGCGACTGGGACTACAACGCCCGCAGCATCGGCATCGAGCACGAGGGCTGGATCGAGCAGCCCGAGTATTTCACCACCGCCATGTACACGCAGTCGGCCGCGCTCACCGCGGCGATCTGCGACAGGTACGGCATCCCCAAGGACCGCGCCCACATCATCGGCCACTACGAGGTGCCGGGCACCGACCACACCGATCCGGGACCGCACTGGGACTGGGCACGCTACATACGACTGGTCAACGCGGTCTGAGACGAGGAGCGCGACCCGGCGCGCGAGACCCGGCGCGGGAGTGTGGTCGTGCGGCTTGTCGGGCACGCGCCGGGCGGTGACGATGGGTCCAGGCGCAACGTGTTCCCCGGGAGGCCGAGTTGACCGATTCATGGGTGGCTCTGGAGCAGGGGGCAGACCCCGTCGCACGGGTGCGGGAGCTGCGCCGCGCCCATGAGACGTTCACCCAGGCGGGTACGGTGCCGCGACCGGTCCGTTCCGTGGTGGCCGACTCGTGGCGGCGCTCGGCCAGGGCCGGTGTCGGACCGGACGGTACCGCGAGCGTGGAGCTGACGGACGCCGACCTCGGCTCCTATCGCGCGGAGCACCCGCTGGCTCGGGCTATGCCGTTGGTGCGCGAGTTGCTGGGCTCGTTCGCGGCGGACGGCGAGCATCTGCTGGCCGTGTGCGACGCGCAGGGCAGGCTGCTGTGGGTGGAGGGGCATCCGGTGACGAGACGGCGGGCGGACGACATGAACTTCGTGCCGGGCGCACGCTGGGCGGAGTCCGCGGTGGGTACGAACGCTCCGGGTACGGCGGTCGCCGTGGACCGGCCCGTGCAGGTGTTCGCGGCCGAGCACTTCATACGGCGGGTGCAGCCATGGACGTGCGCGGCGGCGCCGGTGCACGATCCGCGCACCGGGCGGGTGCTGGGCGCGGTCGACATCACCGGCGGCGACAGGTTGGCGCACCCGCACAGCCTGGGCTTTGTGCAGGCGGTGGCGCGGGCCGCCGAGTCCCAGCTCGCGCTGCTCGCACCACCCGGCGCCGCCGCCGACGCGCTGGAACTGACCGCGTTGGGCCGGGACGAGGCCCAACTCCTCGTCGGGGGCCGCAAGATCAGGCTCAGCCGTCGCCACAGCGAGATCCTGGTGCTGCTCGCCCACCATCCTGAGGGGCTGACGGGTGACGAGTTGCTGTGCGCGCTGTACGAGGACGAGTCGGTGACGCCGGTGACACTGCGGGCCGAGCTGACCCGGCTGCGCAGACTGCTCGGTCCCGGACTGCTGGGGTCGCGACCGTACCGGCTGACCGTCGCGGTGGAGTCGGATGTGGCGGTAGTCGAGCGGAGGCTGGAGACGGGTTCGGTGACGGCGGCCGCGGCGGCGTACGAGGGTCCACTGTTGCCCGGTTCGCAGGCCCCGGCGGTGGCGCGACTGCGGCACCGGCTCGCCGACGGGCTCCGCACGGCCCTGGTCACCCGTCGCGACCCCGACCTCCTGGCCGACTGGGCGCACGCGCCCTGGGGCGAGGACGACCTGGACGTATGGCGGGCACTCGCGGCCGTACGCCCGACGCCGGCCGTGCGGGCGCGGCTCAACGAACTGGAGGCGGAGTTGGCGGCGCCTCCGGGGTGGGGTCGCCTGTTGCGGCCCTGAAATTCGTCCGGGTGCCTTGCCTGGGCGGACCCGAGACTGATCGGAAGCACGACAATGCCGGACACCGACGTGAACGAGCGGGGGACGCAACCTCCTTGCAACATGCGGGTTTCTAGCCTCCTGGCGAGAGCCGCCCAACGGCGGGCGGCGCTTCTGTGGGAGGCAGGCACCCATGACCCGTTACGCAGCGCCCGGCACCGACGGTGCAGTCGTCTCGTACGAGGCGCGGTACGACCACTTCATCGGTGGGGAGTATGTGCCGCCGGCCCGTGGTCAGTACTTCGAGAACCCGAGTCCGGTGAACGGGCTGCCCTTCACGGAGGTCGCGCGGGGCACGAGCGAGGACGTGGAGCGTGCGCTGGACGCGGCACATGCCGCGGCTCCCGCCTGGGGGCGTACGTCCGTGACGGAGCGTTCGGACATTCTGCGGAAGATCGCCGACCGGATGGAGGCGAATCTGGAGAAGCTGGCGGTCGCGGAGAGCTGGGAGAACGGCAAGCCCGTCCGGGAGACACTGGCGGCCGACATCCCGCTCGCGATCGACCACTTCCGGTACTTCGCGGGGGCGATCCGCGCTCAGGAGGGTTCGCTCGCGGAGCTCGACGACGACACGGTGGCGTACCACTTCCACGAGCCGCTGGGTGTGGTCGCCCAGATCATCCCGTGGAACTTCCCGATCCTCATGGCGACCTGGAAGCTGGCGCCCGCGCTGGCGGCGGGCAACGCGGTCGTGCTCAAGCCGGCCGAGCAGACCCCGACGTCCATCCATGTCTGGCTGAGCCTGGTGGCGGATCTGCTGCCGCCGGGTGTCGTGAACATCGTCAACGGGTTCGGGGTGGAGGCGGGCAAGCCGCTGGCGTCGAGTTCGCGGGTGGCGAAGGTGGCGTTCACCGGCGAGACGACGACCGGGCGCCTGATCATGCAGTACGCCTCGGAGAACATCACGCCGGTGACCCTCGAACTCGGCGGGAAGTCGCCGAACATCTTCTTCGACGACGTCTGGTCGGCGAACGACGACTTCCGCGACAAGGCCCTCGAAGGCTTCACGATGTTCGCGCTCAACCAGGGCGAGGTGTGCACCTGTCCGTCGCGGGCGCTGGTGCAGCGCGGAAACTACGCCGAGTTCATGGAGGCGGCCGTCGCCCGCACCGAGCAGATCAAGACGGGGCACCCGCTCGACACCGACACGATGATCGGCGCACAGGCCTCCAACGACCAGCTGGAGAAGATCCTCTCCTACCTCGACATCGGCCGGCAGGAGGGCGCCAAGCTCCTCACCGGCGGTGAACGCATCGAGCACGACGGCGAGTTGAAGGGCGGCTACTACGTCCAGCCAACCATCTTCGAGGGTGACAACCGCATGCGGATCTTCCAGGAGGAGATATTCGGACCGGTCGTCTCCGTCACACAGTTCAACGACTTCGACGACGCCATCAAGATCGCCAACGACACGCTGTACGGCCTCGGGGCGGGGGTGTGGACGCGGGACGCCAACACCGCCTACCGCGCGGGTCGTGCCATCCAGGCGGGCCGTGTCTGGACGAACTGCTACCACGCCTACCCGGCGCACGCGGCGTTCGGTGGCTACAAGGGGTCGGGCATCGGCCGTGAGACGCACAAGATGATGCTGGACCACTACCAGCAGACGAAGAACCTTCTGGTGTCGTATTCGCCGAAGAAGCTGGGCTTCTTCTAGAGGCACGAAAAAAGGCGCCTGACCTGGGCTTTTGCCCGCCAGGCGCCTTCCTCTCGGCCCGCCAAGAGCAGGGACCGACTTACGTCATAACTCCCAGTTCCTCCCACCGCTGTCCCGCTCCTGACCAGTACTTCCGGACCAGTCACGGACCAAACCCGAACTCACCCTTCAGACTCCGCGCCCTGGCTGACGCGGTCCCACTCCTGCATGGACTGCTCGATGAGGCGGTTGGCCTGTTCTCGGACGCCGTCCAGGAACTTGGCGTAGTGGCGGAAGAGGACCTCAATACTCTGGCCCGCGCGGCGAGCGCACTCGGCGGGGTCCACACCGGAGTACAGCCAGAACGAGATCCCGGCGTGCCGGAGATCGTAGGGCCGCTTGGCCAGCTTGGAGGCGAGTTCTGTACGCGTCAGGACGTACTTCCGTGCCCGCGCCCACGTTGTGCCATACGCAGCCGCGTCCACGTAGTTGCCGGCCTGGTTCCGAAACAGTCGGCCGTCCGGCGCCACGCCGAAGCGTTCGATGTGCGCACGGAGCTTGCATACGAACTGCGGCGGGATAGGCACAGGCCTGGTTGCGGTAGCCGCGCGGCGCTTGAGGGAGTGCACCTCGTGCACCGAGCCGCTGTCCGTCCACTCCTTGCCTGAGGTGACGACGCCACCCGAAAGGTTAAGCATCCCCCATCCGGAGTCGGGCAGATGGCACTGTTCGAACCGGAGATGAATGACCTCCGCAGGCCGCATCGCCGCGTAGTACATGCAGCCGAAGAACGCCTCCAGGTGAGGGCCGCGCCCGCGCTGCTGGGCAACCGCCGTGAGTAGCCGGGCGACCTGGGCTGGATTGGGAACGGCAGCCGGGTCCACCTCCTCGCTGACCACAGGAGCGTTCCACCTGAGCCCGTTGAGGGGGTTCTCCGTGAAGTAACCTCTCTCCACAGCGACATTGAGGACTTCGTTGAACGCAGCCCGCTTGCGCCGTGCCGTCTTGGCAGCAGCCTCCTTGCCGTCCAGCTTGAGGCACAGGGCGTCCAGTGCCCGTCGCAGCACATCGGCTTCCGCGAGAGCGTTGACGGGCAGGGAGTTCCGCTTCATCCAGTCCAGTGCCTGCCGCCATTCCTCGACTGGCTCTTTCTCCCATGCCTTCTTGTTGAATGCCCAGGAGTACAAGGCTCGCCGCAGGACCCGCGGCTCCGGATAGGTCACGCCAGGGCGCACAAGGGCAGGCGTGATGGTGGCGAATGCGTCGGCCAGTGTGCGGCGGGTGTTTCCCGGCGTGCGGCCCCAACGCTGGTCGAGGTATTCGTGCGCAAGGTCGTACCATGTCGTCTGCTGCTTGATAGCTCGCAGTTCGGACGCTGGCAGCCCTGTGTGCTGGTCGAAGGGCTCACCTTCACGCGCTGCTGTCATCAGCTTTGCGCGCCTGCTCTCGGCGAGCCCGACGGTCATGAATGACTCTGATTTTTCGCGCCCATTGACCGTCCACCTGACCATAAACGGCTTGCGCCGATCGAGGCGCTCCCGTATATCCCAGAAGCGGACATTATAACTCATCGCCAAGTGTCAGAATCTCTTTCGCACTTGTCCCACCAGGCATCCAAGTCAGGACGACGACATCTGAGTTCACCATTGGGCAACTTGATCATTCGGGGTGCTTCCCCGCGAGCGCGCATTCGATAGAACGCCGACGGACTCATACGGATCTCCGCGAGAACCTCGGCGAGCTTCAACGCCGGAGGACGAGCCATGCAATATCACCTTCGCATCGAGAAAGGCTTCATGCCGGAAATCCAGGCGCGCATCAAATGCAGAAGAGATCCCCATTTCTGCACGGCCGCCGCCCCGGAGTGGACGACAAGACGCAGCCAGGCATCACGCATCGATACAGCGGTGATTTCCTCACTGCGCACAAGCGAGCGGTCCGGAAGGAGACCTTGCGTAGCGAGCAGCAGTGGCCGTGGGCATGAAAGTGTGTGGTCATTGATGTACCAGCAGCTGGCAACAGCCACCCAACATCTCCTCTCGAATGCGTACGGCTCTGCCAACTGGGTCCGCCACGGCTCCACCGCCAAGCACAGCCGAATGCGAACACCATCAATGCTCTGGAAGATCCCCGGTTTCGGTAACCGGGAATCTTCTGCTATGTATCGCCCTGCACTACGACGGCCTGCTCGTCGCGCCTGATCCGCCTAGGTCACAAGGCCAGGCGGTACGAACG belongs to Streptomyces graminofaciens and includes:
- a CDS encoding ROK family transcriptional regulator → MTAPLHEPHPSRPRLPDTQQGMRRRNLSRVMHTVNAEGPLSRAAVASRIGLTRAAVSTLVDELIRSGLLEELGPERPGRVGRPGSALALSGHGPAGIGAEIGVDHLAVCAVDLRGGIRAQAVRRGTNRGRSPEPVIAELTSLVRQVVAEAGGEGLWPAGLAVAVPGLVARDARTVVRAPNLDWHDTDLGALLPDDLPVTVDNEANFGGLAELWLGEGTPRDFLHVSAEIGIGGAAVVDGRLLRGTRGFAGELGHVPVRPEGPQCACGGRGCLEQYAGEEAVLRAAGLEPGEHRVEFLAERAAAGDEDVRRALQGAGTALGIALTGAVNLLDPETVVLGGALAALAPWLLPSLKAELARRTAGPACAVTVSRLGSQGPLLGAAHSVVRGVLDDPAAVGVRA
- a CDS encoding N-acetylmuramoyl-L-alanine amidase codes for the protein MERAGSSPSRRRLLKGTAFAALPYTLLPSPRADAHPAPVDHPNAIWEPASPANYTAADRPTGDPVDLVIIHVTQTTYKNTLPVFWNPRKQVSAHYVVRSADGRVTQCVREHDIAWHAGDWDYNARSIGIEHEGWIEQPEYFTTAMYTQSAALTAAICDRYGIPKDRAHIIGHYEVPGTDHTDPGPHWDWARYIRLVNAV
- a CDS encoding GAF domain-containing protein produces the protein MTDSWVALEQGADPVARVRELRRAHETFTQAGTVPRPVRSVVADSWRRSARAGVGPDGTASVELTDADLGSYRAEHPLARAMPLVRELLGSFAADGEHLLAVCDAQGRLLWVEGHPVTRRRADDMNFVPGARWAESAVGTNAPGTAVAVDRPVQVFAAEHFIRRVQPWTCAAAPVHDPRTGRVLGAVDITGGDRLAHPHSLGFVQAVARAAESQLALLAPPGAAADALELTALGRDEAQLLVGGRKIRLSRRHSEILVLLAHHPEGLTGDELLCALYEDESVTPVTLRAELTRLRRLLGPGLLGSRPYRLTVAVESDVAVVERRLETGSVTAAAAAYEGPLLPGSQAPAVARLRHRLADGLRTALVTRRDPDLLADWAHAPWGEDDLDVWRALAAVRPTPAVRARLNELEAELAAPPGWGRLLRP
- the exaC gene encoding acetaldehyde dehydrogenase ExaC yields the protein MTRYAAPGTDGAVVSYEARYDHFIGGEYVPPARGQYFENPSPVNGLPFTEVARGTSEDVERALDAAHAAAPAWGRTSVTERSDILRKIADRMEANLEKLAVAESWENGKPVRETLAADIPLAIDHFRYFAGAIRAQEGSLAELDDDTVAYHFHEPLGVVAQIIPWNFPILMATWKLAPALAAGNAVVLKPAEQTPTSIHVWLSLVADLLPPGVVNIVNGFGVEAGKPLASSSRVAKVAFTGETTTGRLIMQYASENITPVTLELGGKSPNIFFDDVWSANDDFRDKALEGFTMFALNQGEVCTCPSRALVQRGNYAEFMEAAVARTEQIKTGHPLDTDTMIGAQASNDQLEKILSYLDIGRQEGAKLLTGGERIEHDGELKGGYYVQPTIFEGDNRMRIFQEEIFGPVVSVTQFNDFDDAIKIANDTLYGLGAGVWTRDANTAYRAGRAIQAGRVWTNCYHAYPAHAAFGGYKGSGIGRETHKMMLDHYQQTKNLLVSYSPKKLGFF
- a CDS encoding tyrosine-type recombinase/integrase, whose translation is MSYNVRFWDIRERLDRRKPFMVRWTVNGREKSESFMTVGLAESRRAKLMTAAREGEPFDQHTGLPASELRAIKQQTTWYDLAHEYLDQRWGRTPGNTRRTLADAFATITPALVRPGVTYPEPRVLRRALYSWAFNKKAWEKEPVEEWRQALDWMKRNSLPVNALAEADVLRRALDALCLKLDGKEAAAKTARRKRAAFNEVLNVAVERGYFTENPLNGLRWNAPVVSEEVDPAAVPNPAQVARLLTAVAQQRGRGPHLEAFFGCMYYAAMRPAEVIHLRFEQCHLPDSGWGMLNLSGGVVTSGKEWTDSGSVHEVHSLKRRAATATRPVPIPPQFVCKLRAHIERFGVAPDGRLFRNQAGNYVDAAAYGTTWARARKYVLTRTELASKLAKRPYDLRHAGISFWLYSGVDPAECARRAGQSIEVLFRHYAKFLDGVREQANRLIEQSMQEWDRVSQGAESEG
- a CDS encoding helix-turn-helix transcriptional regulator, yielding MARPPALKLAEVLAEIRMSPSAFYRMRARGEAPRMIKLPNGELRCRRPDLDAWWDKCERDSDTWR